One Defluviitoga tunisiensis genomic window carries:
- a CDS encoding S-layer homology domain-containing protein, translating to MKKGLVFLTLLVFVVSAFSLGFTDVGLDNWAYDYVMKLVEKGVIPVDQPTFKGYEPLTRSDAAVWMSRLITYLENSPEIAKTKDLEYLESKVTDLSKKMSALESSLLTVEQADATAVVSQDVEQLQAKVSQLESSLKTLNKTVEQDSMIVKGLPVLSRKVYDLEEKVNSLEEFQSTMTRNHLNLKYETYDKIDNLSNQVSDLETSFEDFKTTMTKNFLNLKYDTYDKIDNLSNQVSDLETSFEDFKTTMTKNFLNLKYDTYDKIDNLSNQVSAHDEKLATLESEVANVKTLAEENAMFVKALPSLSMKVSSNEAKIEEVSRELEVQKEEIAKAQDHRLLWLTAVTGVGLGIIAMCLAQDVF from the coding sequence GTGAAAAAGGGTTTGGTGTTTTTAACACTTCTTGTGTTTGTAGTTTCAGCGTTTTCTTTGGGGTTCACTGATGTGGGCTTAGATAATTGGGCATATGACTACGTAATGAAACTGGTAGAAAAAGGCGTTATACCTGTTGATCAACCAACCTTCAAGGGTTATGAGCCTTTAACAAGGTCCGATGCAGCTGTATGGATGTCAAGATTAATTACCTATCTTGAGAATTCTCCTGAAATTGCAAAAACAAAAGACCTTGAGTATTTAGAATCTAAGGTAACCGATTTAAGCAAAAAAATGTCTGCTTTAGAATCTTCATTATTGACAGTTGAACAAGCAGATGCAACAGCAGTTGTAAGTCAGGATGTTGAACAATTACAAGCAAAAGTATCTCAACTTGAAAGTTCCTTGAAAACTCTTAACAAAACTGTAGAACAAGATAGTATGATAGTTAAAGGGCTTCCTGTTTTATCAAGAAAGGTTTATGATCTTGAAGAAAAAGTCAATTCTTTAGAAGAATTTCAATCAACTATGACTAGAAACCATTTAAATCTAAAGTACGAAACTTATGATAAGATTGATAATCTTTCAAACCAAGTTTCGGATCTTGAAACATCCTTTGAAGATTTCAAAACAACCATGACCAAGAATTTTTTGAACCTCAAGTATGACACATATGACAAGATTGATAATCTTTCAAACCAGGTTTCGGATCTTGAAACATCCTTTGAAGATTTCAAAACAACCATGACCAAGAATTTTTTGAACCTCAAGTATGACACATATGACAAGATTGATAATCTTTCAAACCAGGTTTCTGCACATGATGAAAAGCTTGCAACATTAGAATCTGAAGTTGCGAACGTAAAAACTTTAGCAGAAGAAAATGCAATGTTCGTGAAAGCATTACCAAGTTTATCTATGAAAGTGTCTAGCAATGAAGCTAAGATAGAAGAAGTAAGCAGAGAACTAGAAGTTCAAAAAGAAGAAATTGCTAAGGCACAAGATCACAGACTATTGTGGTTAACAGCTGTAACAGGAGTGGGTTTGGGAATTATAGCTATGTGTTTGGCGCAAGATGTATTTTAA
- the tyrS gene encoding tyrosine--tRNA ligase → MNLKDQLEVIKKDTVDFITEEEFLDKLNRKKQLKVKLGVDPSRPDLHLGHAVVLRKLRQFQKFGHIVYLIIGDFTARIGDPSGRSKTRPLLSEEEVRENSKTYVEQAFKILDPNKTVIKFNSEWLSKLTFEDIINLTSRYTVARMLERDDFNKRLAENEPISISEFLYPIAQAYDSIVIEADVETGGTDQLFNLLVGRKLQEEFGQEPQIVVTMPLIEGTDGNLKMSKSYNNYIAFNDTPDDIFGKIMSIPDHLIIKYMTYLTDIPRDKIKDYEDKMKNDKINPRDVKMVLAEEVVKMLYNEEEAQKAKDNFIAIFQKKDMPDDLPEILVQENETILDIVAKTNVFDSNSEIKRAISQGAIRINDEKIDDFKFVPNFEDGDVLRVGKKNYFRLKKVK, encoded by the coding sequence TTGAATTTAAAAGACCAACTTGAAGTCATTAAAAAAGACACGGTAGATTTCATAACCGAAGAGGAGTTCTTAGATAAACTAAATAGAAAAAAACAATTAAAAGTAAAGCTCGGTGTTGATCCTTCGAGGCCTGACTTGCATCTTGGTCATGCCGTTGTTTTAAGAAAACTGAGACAATTTCAAAAGTTCGGACATATTGTCTATTTGATTATTGGGGACTTCACTGCTAGGATTGGCGATCCTTCTGGAAGGTCTAAAACTCGTCCGCTTCTTTCAGAAGAAGAGGTAAGGGAAAATTCGAAAACTTATGTTGAACAAGCGTTCAAGATTTTAGATCCCAATAAAACTGTTATTAAATTTAACAGCGAATGGCTTTCTAAACTTACCTTCGAAGATATTATCAATCTCACCTCAAGGTATACTGTAGCTAGAATGCTTGAGAGAGATGATTTTAACAAGCGTTTGGCAGAAAACGAACCGATTAGTATCTCAGAGTTTTTATACCCTATTGCACAAGCATATGATTCTATAGTTATTGAAGCTGACGTGGAAACGGGAGGAACTGACCAGTTGTTTAATCTTTTAGTAGGAAGAAAACTCCAAGAAGAATTCGGCCAAGAACCACAAATTGTTGTTACAATGCCTCTTATTGAAGGAACAGACGGAAATCTCAAGATGAGTAAAAGTTATAACAACTATATCGCCTTTAATGACACTCCAGATGATATTTTTGGAAAGATTATGTCTATTCCAGACCATCTAATAATTAAATATATGACATATTTGACCGATATACCCCGTGATAAGATTAAAGATTATGAAGATAAGATGAAAAATGATAAAATTAATCCAAGAGATGTTAAAATGGTATTAGCAGAAGAAGTAGTAAAAATGTTATATAATGAAGAAGAAGCACAAAAAGCTAAAGATAATTTTATAGCTATTTTTCAAAAAAAAGACATGCCCGATGATCTTCCTGAAATATTAGTCCAAGAGAACGAAACAATATTAGATATAGTTGCCAAAACAAATGTATTTGATAGTAACAGTGAAATAAAACGCGCTATTAGTCAAGGTGCAATTCGGATAAACGATGAAAAGATAGATGATTTTAAATTTGTTCCTAACTTTGAAGACGGAGACGTTTTAAGAGTAGGTAAAAAGAATTATTTTAGATTAAAAAAAGTTAAATAA
- the fmt gene encoding methionyl-tRNA formyltransferase: protein MTKKDDFRIVFMGTPEFGGIVLEEIIKNGYNVIGVFSQPDKPKGRGRKVEPTYVKSIALKYGIPVFQPKSVSKGEGFETLVKLNPNIIITAAFGKILRKNVLEYPEKGCWNVHASLLPKYRGAAPIQRAIENGEKETGITIYKMAEALDAGDIAIQKAIPIEINDNLGAVYNKLVVLAKEIIIEFLEKFDSLTLVSQDDSLATYAEKITSEDLKVNFNWDAIKVHNKIRAYDPIPGVSCEIRGEIVKLFGSELVENYSKKEEIPYENGTIFDKDNTGIYVKCENGIVKIKEIQFPNKRKITTIDAINGRKLNIGDRFVSA, encoded by the coding sequence ATGACAAAAAAAGATGATTTTAGGATAGTATTTATGGGTACACCAGAATTTGGCGGGATTGTTTTAGAAGAGATAATTAAAAATGGTTACAACGTAATAGGGGTTTTTTCTCAACCAGATAAACCTAAAGGTAGAGGAAGAAAGGTTGAACCTACTTATGTTAAATCAATAGCGCTTAAATATGGCATTCCAGTTTTTCAACCCAAATCAGTTAGTAAAGGTGAGGGTTTTGAGACTTTAGTTAAATTGAATCCTAACATAATAATTACTGCTGCTTTTGGAAAAATACTAAGAAAAAATGTTTTGGAATATCCAGAAAAAGGTTGTTGGAATGTTCATGCCTCACTTCTTCCAAAGTATAGAGGCGCCGCACCTATTCAAAGAGCAATAGAGAATGGAGAAAAAGAAACAGGTATAACTATTTATAAAATGGCTGAAGCTTTGGATGCAGGTGATATAGCAATTCAAAAAGCCATTCCTATTGAGATAAACGATAATTTAGGAGCCGTATACAACAAGCTCGTAGTGCTTGCCAAAGAGATTATTATAGAATTTCTTGAAAAGTTTGATAGTCTTACATTAGTTTCACAAGACGATAGTTTGGCTACTTATGCAGAAAAAATCACATCTGAGGATCTCAAAGTGAATTTCAATTGGGATGCGATAAAAGTTCACAACAAGATTAGAGCATATGATCCTATTCCAGGAGTTTCTTGTGAAATTAGAGGAGAGATAGTAAAACTGTTTGGTTCTGAGTTAGTAGAAAATTATTCAAAAAAAGAAGAAATCCCATATGAAAATGGGACTATCTTTGATAAGGATAATACCGGAATATATGTAAAATGTGAGAATGGGATAGTTAAGATAAAAGAAATTCAATTTCCCAATAAGCGAAAGATTACAACAATAGACGCAATTAACGGTAGGAAATTAAATATAGGAGATAGATTTGTTTCTGCTTAG
- a CDS encoding TatD family hydrolase encodes MKYIDTHCHLLFPYYDEDREEVLQKVNDELDLFIEIGGDLDNSQKVVDFIKNQPKAFGTVGIHPTDSEGFDINLIDKLEELAKNDKIVGIGETGLDFYWETNKQTQYKVFDAQVSIAEKLNKPLVLHIRDAYDEAYEFLKKSNLPSKLGVVHCFSDTWETAKKFLDLGFYLGFDGPITYPKNAELRKVVQQTPFERILPETDSPFLPPVPFRGKRNMPIYVKYVYEKIAEIKKIDIEELKSKLYFNTMSLFF; translated from the coding sequence TTGAAATATATTGATACACATTGTCATTTGTTATTTCCATATTATGATGAAGATAGAGAAGAAGTTTTACAAAAAGTTAATGACGAACTAGACCTTTTTATAGAAATAGGAGGAGATCTAGATAACTCTCAAAAGGTTGTTGATTTTATAAAAAATCAGCCTAAAGCTTTTGGAACTGTTGGAATTCATCCCACCGACAGTGAAGGCTTTGATATTAACCTTATTGACAAACTTGAAGAATTAGCTAAAAATGACAAAATTGTAGGTATAGGAGAGACAGGTCTGGATTTTTACTGGGAAACTAACAAACAAACTCAGTATAAGGTGTTTGATGCTCAAGTTTCTATAGCAGAGAAACTAAATAAACCACTTGTATTACACATAAGAGATGCTTACGATGAAGCTTATGAGTTTTTAAAGAAAAGTAATTTGCCCAGTAAACTAGGTGTTGTACACTGTTTTTCTGATACATGGGAAACAGCAAAAAAATTCCTAGATCTTGGCTTTTATTTGGGTTTTGATGGCCCTATCACATATCCTAAAAACGCAGAGCTAAGAAAGGTTGTTCAGCAAACACCTTTTGAAAGGATTTTACCAGAAACAGACTCTCCATTTTTACCGCCTGTACCTTTTAGAGGAAAAAGAAATATGCCTATTTATGTTAAATATGTCTATGAAAAAATCGCAGAAATAAAGAAGATTGACATAGAAGAACTAAAAAGTAAGCTTTACTTTAATACTATGTCATTATTTTTCTAA
- the def gene encoding peptide deformylase, giving the protein MEVRIIGDPVLRKKAQAVNNFDDELEKFVEEMFSTMYLYEGVGLAAPQVGVSLRLFVMDSREENNKGKKVVINPEILEYLGEEVSEEEGCLSIPEIFEDVYRPEGVKVRYQDINGNVIEEELHGYQARIFQHEYDHLEGILFVDKISTLRKALIKKDLAKLSEKGKQRAKEIKKLGDEIKI; this is encoded by the coding sequence ATGGAGGTTCGAATCATAGGAGACCCTGTGCTTAGAAAAAAGGCTCAAGCGGTTAATAATTTTGATGATGAGCTAGAAAAGTTTGTAGAGGAAATGTTTTCTACAATGTACCTATACGAAGGTGTAGGGTTAGCCGCTCCGCAAGTAGGTGTTTCGTTAAGACTTTTTGTAATGGACTCACGAGAAGAGAATAATAAAGGTAAAAAAGTTGTAATTAACCCAGAAATACTTGAGTATTTGGGTGAAGAAGTTTCAGAAGAAGAAGGTTGTTTGAGTATACCAGAAATATTTGAAGATGTTTATAGACCAGAAGGAGTTAAGGTTAGATATCAAGATATAAACGGAAACGTTATAGAAGAAGAACTTCACGGCTATCAAGCTAGGATTTTTCAGCATGAGTATGATCATCTTGAAGGTATACTTTTTGTTGATAAGATTTCTACTTTAAGAAAAGCCTTGATAAAAAAAGATTTAGCTAAATTATCCGAAAAAGGTAAACAAAGAGCTAAAGAGATAAAAAAGTTGGGTGATGAGATTAAGATATGA
- a CDS encoding Cof-type HAD-IIB family hydrolase, with protein sequence MNYHLNSSTKVFVFDFDGTLLNSEVRISPRTFEALKKLKEHGHTIILCSGRMYASMLFIVENFLPFLKGYAHIVSYNGGYIVNNKGELLFEEGLDKDVAIDCIEFLRELNVHRHVYINDELISEQDDQEIKDYSKHSFVAYKLVDDLVDTIKNSEHPTLKILGICEQEKLNMVQSLAEKKFEGKINIMRSFSTYLDFMPFGVSKGEALKILSKIYNFNVEEVYVFGDSQNDIDMLRISRNSFAMGNAQKDVKEVARYVIPSNDEDGVAFAIEKILSDDLDNVNI encoded by the coding sequence ATGAACTATCACTTAAATTCTTCCACTAAAGTTTTTGTTTTCGATTTTGACGGAACATTATTAAACTCTGAAGTTAGAATTAGTCCACGTACGTTTGAGGCATTAAAAAAGCTTAAAGAGCATGGACATACCATCATTTTGTGTAGTGGTCGTATGTACGCTTCTATGCTATTTATTGTTGAAAACTTTCTGCCTTTTTTGAAAGGTTACGCCCATATAGTCTCATATAACGGAGGGTATATTGTTAATAACAAAGGTGAGCTGTTATTTGAAGAGGGCTTAGACAAAGATGTTGCGATAGATTGTATAGAGTTTTTGCGTGAGTTAAATGTACATAGGCACGTGTATATAAATGACGAACTGATATCGGAACAAGATGATCAAGAAATTAAAGATTATTCTAAACATTCTTTTGTCGCATACAAATTGGTAGATGATTTAGTTGACACTATAAAAAATTCTGAACATCCTACCTTAAAGATTTTAGGAATATGTGAACAGGAAAAACTCAACATGGTTCAAAGTTTAGCTGAAAAAAAGTTTGAAGGTAAGATTAATATAATGCGTTCATTTAGTACCTATCTTGATTTTATGCCATTTGGCGTATCCAAAGGTGAAGCTTTAAAGATATTGTCTAAGATATATAACTTCAATGTTGAAGAAGTTTATGTTTTTGGTGATTCGCAAAATGATATAGATATGTTGAGAATATCAAGAAATAGTTTTGCTATGGGTAACGCTCAAAAAGATGTCAAAGAAGTTGCACGTTATGTTATTCCAAGTAACGATGAGGACGGTGTTGCGTTTGCCATTGAAAAAATTTTATCTGATGACCTTGATAATGTTAATATTTAG
- the murA gene encoding UDP-N-acetylglucosamine 1-carboxyvinyltransferase, which translates to MIVKGPQKARGEVIVSGSKNAVLPIMGASLLTDEEIVLNNVPDLADVKTMIEILESAGKEIDRYDDQLIIRGTGRINSDIPYEPVRKMRASFNVYGPLTIRNGYAKVALPGGCSIGARPVDFHLEGLKKLGIESTVEHGFVMSSISKPNKEINVTLPFPSVGATEHILTTACLLKGVKTTITNCAIEPEVTDLGNFLNKMGARISGIGTSILKIEGVDKLGGINYTIIPDRIEAGTFIIMGILIGENLVIKNVTAEHLDALFSVFEKIGSPINYDKKKREVKVGAVPLQSLKNISMETSPYPGFPTDLQPQITTLLSLVPGRSTITETVFKSRFYHIDELNRMGAKIRVEDNTAIIEGVNKLTGAPVEATDLRAAAALLIAGLVAEGETVITNVDHIFRGYENIQEKLERLGIDLLYIK; encoded by the coding sequence ATGATAGTTAAAGGCCCACAAAAGGCTAGAGGAGAGGTAATAGTTTCTGGTTCCAAAAATGCGGTACTTCCAATTATGGGAGCATCGTTATTAACCGATGAAGAAATTGTGTTAAATAATGTTCCTGATCTAGCTGATGTTAAAACGATGATTGAAATATTAGAAAGTGCAGGAAAAGAAATTGACAGGTACGATGACCAATTAATAATTAGAGGTACAGGAAGAATTAACTCTGATATTCCGTATGAACCTGTTAGAAAAATGAGGGCTTCTTTTAATGTATATGGGCCCTTAACTATTAGAAATGGTTATGCGAAAGTTGCATTACCAGGGGGTTGTTCTATTGGTGCAAGACCTGTTGATTTTCATCTTGAAGGTCTAAAAAAATTAGGTATAGAAAGTACTGTAGAGCATGGCTTTGTAATGAGTAGTATAAGTAAACCAAATAAAGAAATAAATGTTACCTTACCTTTCCCCAGTGTAGGTGCAACTGAACACATTTTAACTACAGCCTGTTTACTTAAAGGTGTAAAAACCACAATTACCAACTGTGCTATTGAACCGGAAGTAACTGATTTAGGCAATTTCTTAAATAAGATGGGAGCAAGAATTTCAGGTATAGGAACCTCTATTTTAAAGATTGAAGGTGTTGATAAGCTAGGCGGTATTAATTACACCATAATACCTGATAGAATAGAAGCCGGGACATTTATAATAATGGGTATTTTAATAGGAGAAAACCTTGTTATAAAAAATGTTACTGCTGAACATTTAGACGCTTTATTTTCTGTATTTGAAAAGATCGGTTCCCCTATTAATTATGACAAAAAGAAAAGAGAAGTCAAAGTAGGTGCAGTGCCTTTACAATCTTTGAAAAATATTAGCATGGAAACCTCACCTTATCCAGGTTTTCCTACAGATTTACAGCCTCAAATCACCACTTTGTTATCCTTAGTTCCCGGTAGATCTACAATAACCGAGACAGTTTTTAAAAGTAGATTTTACCATATTGATGAGTTAAATAGAATGGGTGCAAAGATTCGAGTTGAAGATAACACCGCTATAATAGAAGGAGTAAACAAGCTTACAGGGGCTCCAGTTGAAGCAACAGATTTAAGAGCAGCAGCTGCGCTCCTAATAGCAGGTCTTGTAGCTGAGGGTGAAACAGTCATAACAAATGTGGACCATATCTTTAGAGGATATGAAAATATTCAAGAAAAGTTAGAACGATTAGGTATTGATTTACTATATATTAAATGA
- the secG gene encoding preprotein translocase subunit SecG, protein MSFLSIIVIIVHIVLAVGVIFFALQKMRETSDRGGAFGGGSGAVFGREKGLDKNSKIALTLGILFMFSCFLVTWIVA, encoded by the coding sequence ATGTCTTTTCTCTCAATTATTGTTATAATAGTTCATATAGTCTTAGCTGTAGGAGTTATTTTTTTTGCTCTACAAAAAATGCGAGAAACTAGTGATCGTGGTGGTGCATTTGGAGGCGGCAGCGGGGCAGTCTTTGGTAGGGAAAAAGGGCTTGACAAAAATTCTAAAATCGCTTTAACTTTAGGAATTCTGTTCATGTTTAGTTGTTTCTTAGTTACATGGATAGTAGCTTAG
- the surE gene encoding 5'/3'-nucleotidase SurE → MNILLSNDDGIMSPGIIILKEYLEQKHNVYVVAPDVERSSTGHAITVRNPLWAKEVKFGQVFFGHAVNGTPADCVKIGLDAIYKNIKFDLIVSGINRGANLGTDVLYSGTVSAALEAALNGYPSIAVSCVKYSEPNYEDGAKVVLEIIDKLNFEKWPKFTTLNVNVPPNSYYEIRGMKVTKQSSRRYQDYFEERKDPYGNSYYWMLGNIIEDDPDPESDYNVVKKGYVSVTPLSVFMTKFDFIEELKKFLEE, encoded by the coding sequence ATGAATATTTTGCTTTCTAATGATGATGGTATTATGTCTCCGGGTATTATTATATTAAAAGAATACCTTGAACAAAAGCATAATGTGTATGTAGTAGCCCCTGATGTGGAGAGAAGTTCTACAGGACATGCTATAACTGTTAGAAACCCGTTGTGGGCAAAGGAAGTTAAGTTTGGACAGGTTTTTTTTGGTCATGCAGTAAACGGAACTCCCGCAGATTGTGTTAAAATAGGATTAGACGCAATATATAAAAATATCAAGTTTGATCTTATTGTTTCTGGAATTAATAGGGGTGCGAATTTAGGTACTGATGTTCTCTATTCTGGAACAGTATCAGCAGCTTTAGAGGCTGCGTTGAACGGTTATCCATCTATAGCTGTATCGTGCGTTAAGTATTCTGAACCTAACTATGAAGATGGTGCTAAGGTTGTTTTAGAAATAATAGATAAACTCAATTTTGAAAAATGGCCAAAATTTACTACTTTGAATGTCAATGTACCGCCAAATTCATATTATGAGATTAGAGGGATGAAGGTTACAAAACAAAGTAGCAGAAGATATCAGGATTATTTTGAAGAAAGAAAAGATCCATACGGGAACTCATATTATTGGATGCTTGGTAATATCATAGAAGACGACCCAGATCCCGAATCTGATTATAATGTCGTTAAAAAAGGATATGTATCAGTCACACCTTTGAGTGTGTTTATGACAAAATTTGATTTTATTGAGGAATTGAAAAAATTTTTGGAGGAATGA
- a CDS encoding GNAT family N-acetyltransferase: MLTEEFSKFWEIYDSSFPEDEKRDIQTQRKLLSNNKYKIILYYNKNGEMVGFVALWMLGDIVFLEHLAIKKEFRGRGYGTKILKDIKKKYPGRVVLEVEPPKDETAIRRIKFYKKAGFHFNEHHYVQPPLGRRKKPVPLKIMSYPKPVPKEKFDHLVRYINKNIHHE; this comes from the coding sequence ATGCTTACGGAAGAGTTCTCGAAATTCTGGGAAATATATGACAGCTCTTTTCCGGAAGATGAAAAACGGGATATTCAGACACAAAGAAAGTTACTTAGTAACAATAAATACAAAATCATACTTTATTATAATAAGAATGGAGAGATGGTTGGATTTGTTGCTTTATGGATGCTTGGAGATATTGTTTTTTTAGAACATCTAGCAATAAAAAAAGAATTTAGAGGACGAGGTTATGGAACTAAGATACTCAAAGACATTAAGAAGAAGTATCCAGGTAGAGTCGTATTAGAAGTTGAACCACCTAAAGATGAAACTGCAATAAGACGAATAAAGTTTTATAAAAAAGCAGGATTTCACTTTAATGAACATCACTATGTACAACCACCTTTAGGAAGAAGGAAAAAACCTGTTCCTCTTAAAATAATGTCTTATCCTAAACCGGTTCCCAAAGAAAAGTTTGATCATTTAGTAAGATACATAAATAAAAATATACACCATGAATAA
- a CDS encoding PPC domain-containing DNA-binding protein — MDFQKFENNYLLRLDKGEEIISTLLDFCTKHSISLGKISGIGSTNKVKIGLFNTHTKRYSSKEFIGDFEIVNLTGNISTMNDEPYLHIHATISDSNLDAFAGHLNSAIISGTAEIFIECLPGRVDRKFSEEIGLNLFRFIKE; from the coding sequence ATGGATTTTCAAAAATTCGAAAATAACTATCTTTTAAGGCTAGATAAGGGCGAAGAAATCATTTCAACTCTTTTGGATTTCTGCACAAAACACTCTATTTCTCTTGGGAAAATTAGTGGTATAGGATCGACTAACAAGGTAAAAATCGGATTATTTAATACTCATACCAAAAGATATTCATCAAAAGAATTTATCGGAGACTTTGAGATAGTTAATCTCACTGGAAATATATCTACCATGAACGACGAACCATATTTACATATTCACGCAACAATTTCTGATTCTAACCTAGATGCCTTTGCTGGGCACTTAAATTCTGCTATAATTAGTGGAACAGCAGAAATTTTCATTGAATGTTTGCCAGGGCGTGTCGATAGAAAATTTAGTGAAGAGATAGGGTTGAATTTATTTAGATTCATCAAAGAATAA
- a CDS encoding nucleotidyltransferase, with amino-acid sequence MNVLGLVVEYNPFHNGHLHHLNASKSLVNSDYVVAVMSGNFVQRGEPAIIDKFSRAEIALKMGIDIVFELPFVYTIQDASGFANGAIGVLERTGVVSDLVFGSESADIEGLSQISDILINQPKEYKKTLNRYLKEGLSFPNARKYALNDYFTQISEEKEIIEKLEKSNDILGLEYLNALKLYDSKIKPQTIKRIGVNYNEEQYTGEISSATAIRKIIEDENIEKVKDALPDVSFNILKREIALKKGPVFLEDMRDMILSKLRMMNRNELSKIDGVKEGLDRRFLDCSKVSSTVNQLLMCVKTKRFTLTRIRRTLLKIFFDLTESEVQLYNKYGPQYLRVLGFSKKGQTLLGQIKKVSKYPIITTPSRYKRIYHKLSDESLSSNKKFNSIPEIFLKQIEYDFIASNIYSLLYKDRKYSIYEPDKVTKVLIHED; translated from the coding sequence TTGAATGTTCTTGGTCTTGTGGTAGAATACAATCCTTTTCATAATGGACATTTACACCACTTAAATGCCTCAAAATCACTTGTAAATTCTGATTATGTAGTAGCTGTAATGAGTGGAAATTTCGTTCAAAGAGGAGAGCCTGCAATAATTGATAAATTTTCCCGAGCAGAAATAGCTCTTAAGATGGGAATTGATATTGTATTTGAGTTACCTTTTGTCTATACTATTCAGGATGCCAGTGGTTTTGCCAATGGTGCTATTGGTGTTTTAGAAAGAACCGGTGTTGTTAGTGATTTAGTCTTTGGAAGTGAATCTGCAGATATTGAAGGATTATCTCAAATCTCCGATATATTGATTAATCAACCCAAAGAGTACAAAAAGACTTTAAATAGATATCTCAAAGAAGGGCTTTCTTTTCCTAATGCAAGAAAATATGCCCTGAATGACTATTTTACCCAAATAAGTGAAGAAAAAGAAATCATCGAAAAACTAGAAAAATCAAACGATATATTAGGACTTGAATATCTAAACGCTCTAAAACTTTATGATTCAAAAATTAAACCTCAGACCATAAAACGTATAGGTGTCAATTATAATGAAGAACAATACACAGGAGAAATTTCGAGTGCAACCGCTATTAGAAAAATAATTGAAGATGAAAATATAGAAAAAGTCAAAGATGCCTTACCAGATGTTTCTTTTAATATATTAAAAAGAGAAATAGCTTTAAAAAAAGGCCCTGTCTTTTTAGAAGATATGAGAGATATGATTTTATCTAAGTTAAGAATGATGAATAGAAACGAGCTTTCAAAGATAGATGGGGTTAAAGAAGGATTGGACAGGCGATTTTTAGATTGTTCGAAAGTAAGTTCAACTGTTAATCAGCTATTAATGTGTGTAAAAACAAAAAGATTTACACTGACTCGTATAAGACGGACTTTGTTAAAAATATTCTTTGACTTAACAGAAAGTGAAGTGCAACTATACAACAAATATGGCCCACAATATCTGAGAGTTTTAGGCTTTTCAAAAAAAGGACAGACCCTTCTAGGGCAAATAAAAAAGGTTAGCAAATACCCAATAATCACAACCCCTTCAAGGTATAAACGAATTTATCACAAGTTAAGTGATGAATCATTGTCAAGTAATAAGAAATTTAACAGTATACCTGAAATATTTTTAAAACAAATAGAGTATGATTTTATAGCAAGCAATATTTATTCTTTGCTTTACAAAGATAGAAAATATTCAATTTATGAACCGGATAAGGTAACAAAAGTATTGATACACGAAGATTGA